In the Syntrophorhabdaceae bacterium genome, CACCTCGCCGTCAAGGAACCAGCCCATGGCGATCTTTTCGGAGGTCGCTTCCGCGTGAAAGTCTACAATGAGAGGTATGCTCTTATCCGCATGAGCGATCAACTCCTCCATGGCCCGGAACGGACAATCCACGGTGCCCATGAATATACGGCCTTCGATATTCGCCACACTAAGGGCTTTATTCCCCTTTCTTATCACGGAGTAGCCGAAGCCTGGGGTTCCGGGGGGATAATTGAGGGGACGGATCACCCTCTGCTCGCCCATGAGATAGGGGATAATGTCCCGTTTTCTCCATACATGGTTCCCGGTGGTGAGCAGATCGATTCCCGAAGATAACATCTCATTGGCGAGGGAAGGGGTAATCCCTATACCGCCGGCGATATTTTCGCCGTTCATTATCTTGAAATCGGCTTCGAC is a window encoding:
- a CDS encoding TIGR00282 family metallophosphoesterase produces the protein MPSEIRVLFLGDVIGKPGRKAVESFVRTVEADFKIMNGENIAGGIGITPSLANEMLSSGIDLLTTGNHVWRKRDIIPYLMGEQRVIRPLNYPPGTPGFGYSVIRKGNKALSVANIEGRIFMGTVDCPFRAMEELIAHADKSIPLIVDFHAEATSEKIAMGWFLDGEVAALVGTHTHVQTADERVLPNGTGYITDLGMTGPADSVIGMEKSAILTKFITQLPQKFEVGKDDVEVQGVLLTLAATGNRCLKIERVKQKIQL